Part of the Dehalococcoidia bacterium genome is shown below.
ATGTTGGCGCTTGTTTTGGCGCTAAATTCGACCCGCCAGCCGATTCACTCAGACTTTAAACTTCGCAGCATAATATCAGGGTGACTCAATCAGAATTCCGATACCGGCTTTTTGCAGGGACGCCATCTCTGCATTCTCTACCGGGACTCCTGCCTCAAGTCTCCTCATACGTTCAAGAACTGCTTCGATTTCCTTTGCACTACCGAGCGTATCGGTTTTCATCGACAGGCCCACAATTTCCTCGCGGGAATACCCTATCAACTCCAACTGCTTTTCATTGATATCGATGACATTTCCAGCGAAGTCGAGTGCGACAAAACCATCAGGCATGGCATGGATCAACGCTTCGCTATAGGCTCGGGCTTTATTTGTTTCAACCATTTCTGAGTTGAGGGCCTCTTCTGCAGCCATCAGCTCTTCATTCTGTTCGTTCAGTTGTTGGTTGCTTTGTTGAAGGGCCTGCTCCATTCGCTTGCGCTCGGTGATGTCAATACTGCTGCTTTGGAGTGCAACATTATTTCCTCTGGCGTCTTTCAGGACCTGTTCAGTAACAAGCATGGTTTTTCGCCCGGTTGGGAAGTCCCAGTCTCTCTCATAAATGCGCCCAATCCCGGTTTCGATGGTCCTGCGATTCGATTCATAATATTCTTCGGCAATATCTCTGGGATTCAGATCAAATAGGGATTTGCCGATGAAATCCGCCGGTTTACCGCCAAACAAGGCAGCCCCACTGGCATTCATAGTCTGAAAAATGCCGTCCCGATCCAGAATGAAAAGGTTAATGCTGGAGTTTTCAATGAGCGTTCGATATTTTTGCTCACTTTCCCTCAGCATCACATCAGCCCGTTTGCGCTCGGTGATATCCTGACCGGTGGAAAGCAAACCGACAATGTTGCCATCGGCATCCTTGAGCGTCTTATCGTACCATTCGATCTCGCGCTCGCGCCCATCTTTGGTCACGATCGAACTCACGTTGCCGAGCGTCCGGATATCGCCGACCGCTTTCAGGAACACGTTGCGGGTGCTTTCCATTTCCCTTTCCGGCAGAAAGGTGGAGAACCAATCTTTGCCTCGCACCTCTGCCAACGAGTATCCGGAAATCTCTTCCATATGCGAATTGAAACGGACGATGCGACCCTGGGGGTCCAATACCAGCACAATGGCTTGCGCCGTCTCGATCAGGCTATTGGTAAAATCCCTTTCGCGCCGTAGCGCCTCCTCTGCCTGCTTGCGCTCGGTGATGTCGCGGAAAACCCCCAACATTCCTATGGGCCTGTTATCAGTATCGCTAACAAGAGAGATAGACAACACAACAGGGAAACTCTCTCCATTTTTTCTAACGCTGATTACTTCACCGTTCCAGTTTCCTTTGGTTTCCATCTCTTTGGTAATACTCTCTGCATCTTTAGGGATTTCAGTAAATTGAGCTACATTCAATTTCAGCATCCCTTCGGGCAAATAGCCAAAGGTCTTGATAGCAGATTGGTTGGCATAGACAACATTGCGATTCATATCCGTCAGCACAAAGCTGTCATAAGCATTCTCAACAGCTTGTGAGAATAGTCTTGTCTTCTCTTCTGCCCTCTTACGCTCGGTGATGTCCCGCGCAATGCCTATATAGCCGGCCACGTTGCCATCCCTATCGCGTAGCGCCGACCCATTGGAAGAATACCAATGAATCGACCCG
Proteins encoded:
- a CDS encoding PAS domain S-box protein, coding for MNLITRLKRSFAHTDTSPEKRLSANAGANQSEAKTPRENEDIYRQLVEQADDGICIIQDEIIQYANPASLKILGYTPWETIGTPIARYVHPDAFDEVMDRYQKKMSGEEIRSRYETTFLHRDGRKILVEINASATSFNNKPADLVIVRDVTERRRVEESLHESEERFRGLIENASDVIYELTAEGIFTYLSPNWLELIGEPASEAVGKTFEPYVHPDDVHLIWEYFDRISNAAGKPSSVDYRVLRLDGSIHWYSSNGSALRDRDGNVAGYIGIARDITERKRAEEKTRLFSQAVENAYDSFVLTDMNRNVVYANQSAIKTFGYLPEGMLKLNVAQFTEIPKDAESITKEMETKGNWNGEVISVRKNGESFPVVLSISLVSDTDNRPIGMLGVFRDITERKQAEEALRRERDFTNSLIETAQAIVLVLDPQGRIVRFNSHMEEISGYSLAEVRGKDWFSTFLPEREMESTRNVFLKAVGDIRTLGNVSSIVTKDGREREIEWYDKTLKDADGNIVGLLSTGQDITERKRADVMLRESEQKYRTLIENSSINLFILDRDGIFQTMNASGAALFGGKPADFIGKSLFDLNPRDIAEEYYESNRRTIETGIGRIYERDWDFPTGRKTMLVTEQVLKDARGNNVALQSSSIDITERKRMEQALQQSNQQLNEQNEELMAAEEALNSEMVETNKARAYSEALIHAMPDGFVALDFAGNVIDINEKQLELIGYSREEIVGLSMKTDTLGSAKEIEAVLERMRRLEAGVPVENAEMASLQKAGIGILIESP